One genomic region from Phycisphaerales bacterium encodes:
- a CDS encoding ABC transporter permease subunit — MKQSQTTIRGSHGDGRAGSLSFVARWAIVCGLLIVCLVFLLPIIWVGATSLKPTEQVLSSDQSILPRVTALDRLRQSAQQEEQAGMPGAADLALQVEMMEQEALARRRQISQLELERSATDNNQRRADLKQQIDQLRGQEHVYSYFSGEYWAGLWGFTKDNYAGVVETSQADFPLYLKNSLIIAILSVIGMVISSAIIAYGFSRVRWRGRNIIFGLVLATMMIPFPVLMAPLYLLFKQIGLIGTFLPLWLPSFFGGAFSIFLLRQFFMGIPRELDEAAMLDGCSHAGVFWRITLPLAKPALAVVALLQFIFCWNDFVGPLIFLNHEHQYTLALGLYMFQSQHGGTPWNLIMAASAMIIIPVLVLFLLFQRSLIEGIATQGVKE; from the coding sequence ATGAAACAAAGTCAAACAACAATTCGTGGCTCACATGGTGATGGCCGAGCTGGTTCATTGAGCTTTGTGGCTCGATGGGCGATTGTCTGCGGTTTACTGATTGTGTGCTTGGTGTTCCTCTTGCCAATCATTTGGGTTGGTGCGACTTCACTCAAGCCAACTGAACAAGTGCTTTCAAGTGATCAGTCAATTCTTCCGCGTGTCACAGCGCTTGATCGTCTTCGGCAAAGTGCCCAGCAAGAGGAACAAGCGGGCATGCCCGGCGCGGCGGATCTTGCGTTGCAGGTTGAGATGATGGAGCAAGAGGCCCTGGCGCGGCGCCGTCAGATTTCACAATTGGAATTGGAAAGGTCTGCGACTGACAACAATCAGAGGCGAGCAGATCTTAAACAGCAGATTGATCAGCTGCGCGGTCAGGAACATGTCTATAGCTACTTTAGTGGGGAATATTGGGCAGGACTGTGGGGCTTTACAAAGGACAACTACGCTGGTGTTGTGGAAACATCACAAGCAGATTTTCCTTTGTACCTGAAGAATAGTTTGATCATTGCCATTCTCAGCGTTATTGGCATGGTCATCTCGAGCGCCATCATTGCCTACGGATTTTCACGTGTGCGTTGGCGTGGTCGAAACATCATCTTTGGTTTGGTATTGGCTACGATGATGATTCCATTTCCAGTACTGATGGCACCACTCTATTTGCTCTTTAAGCAGATTGGTCTCATCGGCACCTTCCTCCCGCTGTGGTTGCCCTCATTCTTTGGTGGCGCTTTTAGCATTTTTCTATTGCGACAGTTCTTTATGGGTATTCCCCGTGAGCTCGATGAGGCAGCCATGCTTGACGGTTGTTCACATGCCGGTGTGTTTTGGCGCATTACCCTGCCATTAGCAAAGCCAGCACTGGCGGTTGTTGCTTTGCTCCAGTTTATTTTCTGTTGGAATGACTTCGTTGGACCACTGATCTTCCTGAACCACGAACACCAGTACACCTTGGCTTTAGGTTTGTATATGTTCCAGTCTCAACATGGTGGTACGCCATGGAATCTCATCATGGCTGCAAGTGCCATGATTATCATTCCGGTCTTGGTGCTCTTCCTACTCTTCCAGCGTTCCTTGATCGAAGGCATCGCTACACAGGGCGTCAAAGAGTAG
- the ugpC gene encoding sn-glycerol-3-phosphate ABC transporter ATP-binding protein UgpC → MPQVVLNHVSKEYANGVLAVDDVSFDVNQGEFLVLVGPSGCGKSTALRLVAGLERLTSGRVDIADREVSDLPPRQRDVAMVFQNYALYPHMTVAKNMGFALKMRRIPKADIEKRVAEAAEMLGIKDLLNRKPKALSGGQQQRVALGRAIVRQPAAFLFDEPLSNLDAQLRLTMRTEIKALQRRIGTATIYVTHDQEEAMGLADRLAIMEQGQLQQLGTPMEAYTKPCNRFVASFIGSPTMNFLDGHLVQRDGKMFFCERAEGAEILVPEPHATALSKANVDQVVMAVRPQGLTPGQAPSMLTLQVEVAESLGESTDLIGVTSAGQPMIARVDARLATQAAQMPLAIDPDKLFFFEPGPFGALLASTA, encoded by the coding sequence ATGCCCCAAGTCGTTCTCAATCACGTTTCCAAGGAATATGCCAACGGCGTCTTGGCCGTCGATGATGTCAGTTTTGATGTCAATCAGGGTGAGTTCTTGGTGTTGGTTGGACCATCCGGATGCGGGAAGTCAACCGCCCTTCGCTTGGTGGCTGGGCTCGAACGTCTGACCAGTGGGCGCGTTGATATTGCCGACCGCGAGGTGAGTGATTTGCCACCACGTCAACGTGATGTGGCGATGGTCTTTCAAAACTATGCACTCTACCCCCACATGACGGTTGCTAAGAATATGGGCTTTGCACTGAAGATGCGTCGCATCCCAAAGGCAGACATTGAAAAGCGTGTGGCAGAGGCTGCAGAGATGTTGGGTATCAAGGACTTACTCAACAGAAAGCCCAAGGCACTTTCTGGTGGTCAGCAACAACGGGTTGCGTTGGGCCGCGCCATCGTACGTCAACCAGCAGCCTTTCTCTTTGATGAGCCGCTATCGAATCTCGACGCCCAGCTTCGTTTGACCATGCGCACAGAAATTAAAGCTTTGCAGCGACGTATCGGTACCGCCACGATTTATGTCACCCATGATCAAGAAGAGGCCATGGGACTTGCTGATCGCTTGGCCATTATGGAGCAGGGACAGTTACAGCAGTTAGGTACGCCCATGGAAGCGTACACCAAGCCATGTAATCGTTTTGTGGCGTCTTTCATTGGCTCGCCCACGATGAATTTTCTTGATGGACATCTGGTGCAGCGCGATGGCAAGATGTTCTTTTGTGAACGAGCAGAAGGTGCTGAGATTTTGGTTCCCGAGCCTCATGCAACGGCGTTATCAAAGGCTAATGTCGATCAAGTGGTGATGGCGGTGCGGCCGCAAGGGCTGACGCCCGGGCAAGCACCCTCGATGCTGACGCTGCAGGTAGAAGTGGCGGAATCGCTTGGCGAAAGCACCGACTTGATTGGTGTGACCAGCGCCGGTCAGCCCATGATCGCCCGTGTTGATGCACGCTTAGCTACGCAGGCGGCGCAGATGCCACTGGCAATTGATCCTGACAAACTCTTTTTCTTTGAGCCCGGCCCTTTCGGAGCCCTACTTGCTTCAACGGCCTAG
- a CDS encoding Bax inhibitor-1/YccA family protein, with protein sequence MEQHQTMLNMRSSNPALTKYARSGPQMASYEQTATAEISGIVNKTAILVTITIIGGVVGYAVTPTIPWILWVAMIGSLIFGLIAAFAIGANPARAKWLAPPYAILQGVFLGGFTYVISNALEQGGYQVSHGVALQAFIITLCIMVSMLSLYKAKILKPTRLFQSVFVVLMGGIFLTFIASFIVSFIEPSIGLPFISPFAGIEGGQPTTWAWVGLGFNILVLGVAAMGLIMDFKLCEDIVEKRQPKAFEWFGAFALLVSLVWIYFEALKLVARMTVLTGGND encoded by the coding sequence GTGGAACAGCACCAAACCATGCTCAATATGCGATCAAGTAATCCAGCCCTGACCAAATACGCCCGCTCCGGACCTCAAATGGCTTCCTATGAGCAGACCGCGACTGCAGAGATCTCTGGCATTGTCAACAAGACTGCGATCTTGGTCACCATCACCATCATTGGCGGTGTGGTTGGGTACGCGGTGACACCGACCATTCCTTGGATTTTGTGGGTCGCCATGATTGGGAGTTTAATCTTTGGGCTGATCGCTGCTTTTGCAATCGGTGCCAACCCCGCCAGAGCGAAGTGGCTCGCCCCGCCCTATGCAATTCTGCAAGGGGTCTTCTTAGGCGGCTTTACCTACGTCATCAGCAACGCTCTTGAGCAAGGTGGGTATCAAGTCTCTCATGGTGTTGCCTTACAGGCATTCATCATCACGTTGTGCATCATGGTTTCAATGCTCTCGCTTTACAAGGCCAAGATACTCAAGCCCACACGTCTCTTCCAAAGCGTTTTCGTGGTCTTAATGGGTGGCATATTCTTGACCTTTATCGCTTCATTCATTGTGAGCTTTATCGAGCCTTCGATTGGTCTACCTTTCATCTCACCCTTTGCTGGCATTGAAGGTGGCCAGCCCACGACATGGGCATGGGTCGGACTGGGTTTCAACATCCTGGTACTTGGTGTTGCTGCGATGGGCTTGATCATGGACTTCAAACTCTGTGAAGACATTGTGGAAAAGCGACAGCCCAAGGCCTTTGAATGGTTCGGCGCCTTTGCACTGCTGGTCTCACTGGTGTGGATCTACTTTGAAGCCCTCAAACTTGTTGCTCGAATGACGGTGCTGACAGGTGGTAACGACTAG
- a CDS encoding Nif3-like dinuclear metal center hexameric protein: protein MNVGDLVAAMQSIAPLEGSCDWDNTGLLVGQGDWSADRLLLTIDLTPAVLEEAIAKKCDAVVSYHPPIFAPMSRLSGDGTAGLVLSAATAGLAIYAPHTALDAAANGITDWFAASVGEGQITPLVSTSFDTSSDMCKLVTFVPEGHTDQIRAALYKVGCGAIGDYESCSFKISGTGTFLPGQSTNPVVGGVGNLEMVDEHRLEMVCQKDNLSAAVDALRENHPYEEVPVDIYPLLALPKATTGPGRMIDLAHTQKLEQLIDPIKAHLGVDSLRVAAADTKDIKRVGVCCGAGGSLMKDAMIAGCQLFVTGEARHHDVLAATERGMSVVLAGHTNTERGYLPILDQRLSAMGSWTVDIANADQIPWQTR, encoded by the coding sequence ATGAACGTGGGTGATCTGGTCGCAGCAATGCAATCGATAGCGCCGCTTGAGGGTAGCTGTGATTGGGACAACACTGGCCTCTTGGTAGGCCAAGGCGATTGGAGCGCCGATCGACTCTTGTTGACCATTGACTTGACGCCAGCGGTATTGGAAGAGGCGATTGCAAAGAAGTGCGATGCAGTTGTGAGTTATCATCCGCCAATTTTTGCGCCCATGAGCCGTTTGAGTGGCGACGGTACAGCTGGACTGGTGTTGTCAGCCGCTACCGCAGGCTTGGCAATCTACGCGCCGCACACCGCATTGGATGCCGCTGCCAATGGCATCACTGATTGGTTCGCCGCGAGTGTTGGTGAAGGGCAGATCACACCACTTGTCTCAACATCCTTCGATACCAGTAGTGATATGTGCAAGCTCGTGACCTTTGTTCCTGAAGGGCACACTGATCAGATACGCGCCGCTCTTTATAAAGTTGGCTGTGGTGCCATTGGAGACTATGAATCTTGCTCGTTCAAGATCTCAGGAACCGGTACCTTCTTGCCTGGCCAGTCAACCAATCCCGTGGTTGGTGGGGTTGGAAACTTAGAGATGGTTGATGAGCATCGACTTGAGATGGTGTGTCAAAAGGACAACTTGTCTGCTGCCGTTGATGCGCTTAGAGAAAATCATCCTTATGAAGAGGTGCCGGTTGATATTTATCCGTTGCTGGCACTACCAAAGGCCACCACTGGGCCTGGTCGGATGATTGACCTGGCCCACACTCAAAAATTAGAACAACTGATCGATCCAATCAAAGCTCATCTTGGTGTCGACTCACTTCGCGTTGCAGCAGCTGATACCAAAGACATCAAACGCGTTGGTGTTTGCTGTGGTGCTGGTGGATCACTCATGAAAGATGCCATGATTGCCGGTTGCCAGCTTTTTGTGACTGGCGAGGCACGTCATCACGATGTACTGGCGGCCACTGAACGTGGCATGAGCGTTGTACTTGCTGGGCATACCAATACGGAAAGAGGCTACCTACCAATTCTTGATCAACGCCTCAGTGCGATGGGGTCATGGACCGTTGATATTGCCAATGCTGATCAGATACCTTGGCAGACGCGCTAG
- the ispE gene encoding 4-(cytidine 5'-diphospho)-2-C-methyl-D-erythritol kinase, with translation MPNVIQTSASAKVNLALWVGAVGADGMHPICSWMVGLDLCDELTLHRLEPGGLSRYAILWHEEALQKSEINWPIKNDLAVRAHLALQAHVGRALPLQMKLEKRIPVGGGLGGGSSDAAATLRGLNLLFDLNVSRETLAAIGAEIGSDIPFFINGGSALVEGLGERVTHKTLKAPIYLAVFFPAVSCHTGQVYQKFDELPENATCPQKIYDMIDSPIDPKAMFNDLTAAACCVAPILEQHIEKITALANRPTAVSGSGSTLFVICDDLMHAEAIVAAVNQELSLPGLATATS, from the coding sequence ATGCCAAATGTGATTCAGACATCCGCATCAGCCAAGGTCAACCTTGCACTCTGGGTCGGTGCCGTCGGCGCCGATGGAATGCACCCCATCTGTTCATGGATGGTGGGCCTTGATTTGTGCGATGAATTGACACTTCATCGGCTCGAGCCCGGGGGGCTGAGTCGCTATGCAATTCTCTGGCATGAAGAGGCATTGCAAAAAAGTGAGATCAACTGGCCCATTAAGAATGATCTCGCTGTTCGGGCGCATCTTGCTTTGCAAGCACATGTGGGTCGAGCGTTGCCTTTGCAAATGAAATTAGAAAAGCGAATTCCAGTTGGCGGTGGACTTGGCGGTGGCTCGTCTGATGCCGCGGCAACATTACGTGGTCTCAATCTTCTCTTTGACTTGAACGTGAGTCGTGAGACGCTCGCAGCGATCGGAGCCGAGATCGGCTCAGATATTCCCTTCTTTATCAATGGCGGGAGCGCACTCGTAGAAGGCTTAGGTGAGAGAGTGACTCATAAAACACTCAAAGCGCCAATCTACTTGGCAGTGTTTTTCCCTGCGGTCTCTTGTCACACGGGCCAGGTCTATCAGAAGTTTGATGAACTGCCAGAGAACGCCACGTGCCCACAGAAAATTTATGACATGATTGACTCACCCATTGATCCAAAAGCGATGTTCAATGATCTGACTGCCGCAGCTTGTTGTGTTGCTCCGATTCTTGAGCAGCACATAGAGAAGATCACTGCGCTGGCCAATCGACCCACTGCTGTCAGTGGTAGCGGGTCTACATTGTTTGTGATCTGTGATGACTTAATGCATGCTGAGGCGATCGTAGCGGCAGTCAACCAGGAGTTGAGCCTCCCTGGATTGGCCACAGCGACCTCTTAA
- a CDS encoding M3 family oligoendopeptidase yields MATATDGFVPANLNGAQIEDVQPLVDALINRDVEEPEALETLVLDRSELDSATSEAHVELYVSMTRHTDDEVAKKGYLRFVEQTEPALKKAAFELDNKVASSPAVSQLDSERYGVLLQGIRSDVEIFCEENIPLFTEDTKLGQEYGEIRGAMSVVFDGEERTLPQMGRYFEDTDRSVREGAWLAVAERRNQDRDRIDDIFDRMVQIRHQIGVNTGLGDYRSYMFRAMHRFAYTPKDCFVFHEAVEETCIPVLRKLDRLRASQLNLSELRPWDLEVDPHGREPLRPFVDASDLIERSSRVFHRMDSTLGKLFDSLREGDCLDLDSRMNKQPGGYQVFKERQRIPFIFMNAAGLHRDVETMVHEAGHAFHSLLSRDEPLIAYRNPPIEFAEVASMTMELTSFPYLDEFYTEEEASRAQRLQLQSLAKMLPWIATIDAFQHWIYDTPTHSRQEREEAWVNLEDRFGSALDWSGLEHFQSCAWHRQLHPFQVPFYYIEYGIAQLGALQLWLQFREDPERALRNYAKALSLGGSRPLPELFEAAGLEFRFDTEMMGKLMDTVGQVLTELPE; encoded by the coding sequence ATGGCTACCGCAACCGATGGTTTTGTTCCAGCCAATTTGAATGGCGCTCAAATCGAAGATGTTCAACCGCTTGTCGATGCGTTGATTAATCGTGATGTCGAAGAGCCGGAGGCTTTAGAGACGCTGGTACTTGATCGTAGTGAGCTTGACTCTGCCACGAGTGAAGCGCATGTCGAACTTTATGTCAGTATGACTCGACACACAGATGATGAAGTGGCGAAGAAGGGTTATCTCAGGTTTGTTGAGCAGACTGAACCGGCGCTCAAAAAAGCAGCCTTTGAATTGGACAATAAGGTGGCCTCATCGCCAGCTGTTTCACAACTTGATTCAGAACGCTATGGCGTATTGCTTCAGGGTATACGAAGCGATGTAGAGATTTTCTGTGAGGAAAATATTCCACTCTTTACAGAGGACACCAAACTCGGTCAGGAGTATGGGGAGATTCGTGGTGCCATGAGCGTCGTTTTTGACGGTGAAGAGCGCACCTTGCCACAGATGGGTCGCTATTTTGAGGACACGGATCGATCTGTCCGTGAGGGCGCTTGGTTGGCAGTTGCTGAGCGACGTAATCAGGATCGAGACCGTATTGACGACATCTTCGATCGTATGGTTCAAATCCGTCATCAGATTGGTGTCAATACGGGTCTTGGCGATTACCGTTCCTATATGTTCAGAGCGATGCATCGCTTCGCTTATACACCGAAGGACTGCTTTGTTTTCCATGAAGCTGTTGAAGAGACCTGTATTCCTGTGCTTCGAAAACTTGACAGGCTGCGTGCATCGCAGCTGAATCTAAGTGAGCTGCGACCTTGGGATCTTGAGGTTGATCCGCATGGGCGTGAACCACTGCGGCCATTTGTTGATGCAAGTGATCTTATTGAGCGCTCTTCGCGCGTCTTTCATCGTATGGATTCAACTCTTGGCAAACTGTTTGATTCGCTTCGTGAAGGTGATTGCCTCGATCTTGACTCTCGAATGAATAAACAGCCAGGTGGCTATCAGGTCTTTAAGGAGCGCCAGCGCATTCCATTTATCTTTATGAATGCAGCGGGTCTTCATCGTGATGTCGAGACAATGGTTCATGAAGCAGGTCACGCATTCCATTCCTTACTCTCTCGAGATGAGCCATTGATTGCTTACCGTAACCCGCCAATCGAGTTTGCAGAAGTGGCTTCTATGACAATGGAGCTGACATCATTTCCGTATCTTGATGAGTTTTATACTGAAGAAGAAGCAAGTCGGGCGCAGCGTCTTCAGCTTCAGAGTCTCGCTAAAATGTTGCCTTGGATTGCAACGATCGATGCATTTCAACATTGGATCTACGACACCCCAACGCATTCAAGACAAGAGCGGGAAGAAGCGTGGGTTAATCTTGAGGATCGTTTTGGTTCAGCTCTTGACTGGAGTGGTCTCGAGCATTTTCAGAGTTGCGCATGGCATCGACAACTCCATCCCTTCCAAGTTCCGTTTTATTACATTGAATATGGCATTGCTCAGCTCGGTGCGTTGCAGTTGTGGCTGCAGTTTCGGGAGGATCCGGAGCGAGCGCTTCGGAACTACGCAAAGGCTCTTTCATTAGGAGGTAGCCGCCCTCTTCCAGAGCTCTTCGAGGCGGCAGGACTTGAATTTAGGTTTGATACAGAAATGATGGGCAAGTTAATGGATACCGTGGGACAAGTGCTTACGGAGTTGCCTGAGTGA
- a CDS encoding pyridoxal-dependent decarboxylase, translating to MSDQTGHMTSGEFKEHGYAMIDWIANYMEQVEKYPVLSQVSPGDIYNKLPEHPPQQAEDMSAVMKDVDEIVLPGITHWQSPNFFAYFPANVSGPSILGELLSAGLGVQGMLWSTSPACTEVETRMLDWMVDLLDLPKTFLSSTDGGGVIQDSASSAAICAMIAARERVTAGDVNKIGLSGQAQPLAAYCSADAHSSIEKGARIIGVGSQFLRLIPTDEDHRMRPEALEAAIEADVAAGRKPFFVAVTLGTTSCGAVDPLPAIAAIARRHQIWIHVDGAMYGITALLPECRWINEGLELVDSYSVNAHKWMLTNFDCNCFWIRNKEELISSLSILPEFLVNKATESGAVIDYRDWQIPLGRRFRALKLWMVIRHYGVEGLRTFAREHVQQAQKFAAYVEADDHFELMAPHPLTLVTFRHLGGDAINERLLDILNESGKLYLSHCKLSGKYVLRMAIGSSKTTEDHVDQAWASICQAAAQAEIELS from the coding sequence GTGAGTGATCAAACAGGGCATATGACATCAGGCGAATTCAAAGAGCATGGCTATGCCATGATTGATTGGATCGCCAACTACATGGAGCAGGTTGAAAAATATCCGGTCCTGTCTCAAGTCAGTCCTGGTGACATCTACAACAAGCTTCCAGAGCATCCACCTCAGCAGGCAGAAGACATGTCAGCTGTCATGAAAGATGTTGATGAGATTGTGCTGCCCGGAATAACCCATTGGCAGTCACCAAACTTCTTTGCTTACTTTCCAGCCAACGTTTCTGGGCCATCAATTCTTGGCGAGCTACTTTCTGCGGGGCTTGGTGTTCAGGGCATGCTTTGGTCAACCAGTCCCGCGTGCACAGAGGTTGAGACGCGGATGCTTGATTGGATGGTCGACCTCCTCGACTTGCCCAAGACTTTTCTGTCGTCCACTGATGGTGGTGGAGTCATCCAAGACTCTGCTTCGAGTGCTGCCATTTGCGCCATGATTGCAGCTCGAGAGCGTGTCACTGCTGGAGATGTCAATAAAATTGGTCTCAGTGGGCAAGCTCAGCCACTGGCAGCTTACTGCTCTGCTGATGCCCACTCGAGTATTGAAAAGGGCGCGCGGATTATTGGTGTTGGATCTCAGTTCCTTCGCCTCATACCCACTGATGAAGATCACCGAATGCGTCCCGAGGCGCTTGAGGCAGCGATTGAGGCAGATGTCGCGGCAGGCCGAAAGCCATTTTTTGTGGCAGTGACTCTTGGCACCACATCTTGTGGCGCGGTAGACCCACTGCCAGCAATTGCAGCTATTGCTCGACGTCATCAAATTTGGATTCATGTTGATGGGGCGATGTATGGAATCACAGCATTGTTGCCAGAGTGTCGGTGGATAAACGAGGGGCTAGAACTGGTAGACAGCTACAGTGTGAATGCTCATAAATGGATGTTGACCAATTTCGACTGTAATTGCTTTTGGATTCGTAATAAGGAAGAACTGATTAGTTCACTGTCGATTTTGCCAGAGTTTCTCGTTAACAAGGCAACTGAGTCAGGGGCTGTGATCGACTACCGTGATTGGCAGATTCCACTGGGGCGAAGATTTCGGGCATTAAAACTGTGGATGGTCATTAGACACTATGGTGTCGAGGGTTTGCGTACATTCGCACGTGAGCATGTTCAGCAGGCGCAGAAGTTTGCTGCCTACGTCGAGGCCGACGATCACTTTGAGTTAATGGCGCCTCACCCACTCACGCTTGTTACATTTCGACATCTCGGTGGTGATGCAATTAATGAACGCTTACTAGATATCCTTAACGAATCTGGAAAGCTGTATTTGAGCCACTGCAAATTGTCAGGAAAATATGTGCTCCGCATGGCCATTGGCTCATCGAAAACAACCGAGGATCATGTCGATCAGGCGTGGGCGTCTATTTGCCAGGCGGCAGCCCAGGCTGAAATTGAGTTGAGTTAG
- a CDS encoding efflux RND transporter periplasmic adaptor subunit has protein sequence MSYKSKHLEPQSITVTPPPKHWWSRVVFPTCLLAFAVVLLVMSGRATFRTSTSVEVFPVTGQVGLANQRTQPDGDILFQAAGWVEPDPFAVNASVLIPGVVEKINVLEGHTVSKGDELASLIPDDARLDVMRAKAHLAFKRAKKQQALALMEQLHAERVVMEDQLSRLEEAYEKGAATERNVVQQRLKIAAHRKQCDAAAVVADAIADAEIEIASAELATAELALSRTVIRSPIDGVVLERLAEPGMPRSPNMNQTDMGYIVRLYDPTSLQVRVDVPLNEAARIGVGQQAEVIVDVLPGRIFEGEITRLVHQADIQKNTIEVKVKIKNPEKELKPEMLSRVRFKSSPASEKESPQSSIGRQMTLPNRLIDQQTDASGVVLIVDAASQTAQRRIVELGAPVRDGWVTIRSGLQPGDRVIVTQGKQIEAGEAVAIESEWNGELDL, from the coding sequence ATGTCATATAAATCTAAGCATCTTGAGCCTCAGTCTATTACGGTGACTCCACCCCCTAAACACTGGTGGTCGCGGGTTGTCTTTCCCACGTGTCTTTTGGCGTTTGCCGTTGTCTTACTCGTGATGAGTGGGCGAGCGACATTCCGCACAAGCACATCCGTTGAAGTGTTTCCAGTAACGGGGCAAGTGGGCCTCGCCAATCAGCGAACGCAGCCGGATGGAGACATTCTCTTTCAAGCAGCCGGTTGGGTTGAGCCTGATCCATTTGCGGTCAACGCAAGCGTACTTATTCCAGGTGTGGTTGAGAAAATCAATGTTCTTGAAGGCCATACTGTCTCCAAGGGTGATGAGTTGGCGTCATTGATTCCTGATGATGCCCGACTTGATGTCATGCGAGCCAAGGCACACTTGGCTTTCAAGCGGGCAAAAAAACAACAGGCATTGGCGTTGATGGAGCAGCTCCATGCCGAGCGCGTTGTCATGGAAGACCAGCTCAGTCGACTTGAGGAGGCCTATGAAAAGGGCGCGGCTACTGAACGTAATGTTGTGCAGCAGCGACTCAAGATTGCAGCACATCGAAAGCAATGTGACGCAGCTGCAGTAGTTGCTGATGCCATTGCTGATGCTGAGATTGAAATTGCTTCCGCAGAATTAGCGACCGCTGAATTGGCTCTGTCGCGCACAGTGATCAGATCACCCATTGATGGCGTTGTCTTAGAGCGTCTCGCAGAGCCCGGAATGCCTCGATCACCAAACATGAATCAAACAGATATGGGTTATATCGTGCGACTTTATGATCCAACATCTTTACAGGTACGAGTCGATGTACCACTGAATGAAGCAGCTCGAATTGGCGTAGGTCAACAAGCAGAGGTGATTGTTGATGTCCTGCCTGGGAGAATTTTCGAAGGCGAAATCACGCGACTGGTGCATCAAGCAGACATACAGAAAAACACTATTGAAGTGAAGGTAAAGATCAAGAATCCTGAAAAAGAACTGAAACCAGAAATGCTCTCACGAGTGCGTTTTAAAAGTTCACCGGCGTCCGAGAAGGAATCGCCACAGTCCAGTATCGGTCGCCAGATGACGCTGCCAAATAGACTGATTGATCAGCAAACTGATGCCAGCGGTGTTGTTTTGATTGTCGATGCAGCCAGTCAGACCGCACAGCGCCGTATTGTTGAGCTGGGTGCACCAGTACGCGATGGGTGGGTGACTATTCGTTCAGGATTACAGCCCGGAGATCGTGTCATTGTGACTCAGGGTAAGCAGATCGAAGCCGGTGAAGCGGTGGCGATCGAGTCTGAATGGAATGGAGAGCTCGATTTATGA
- a CDS encoding ABC transporter ATP-binding protein codes for MSDAMIQCEALGRTYYRGDVEITPLQSVALEINKGEFVALMGPSGSGKTTLLNIIAGIDRPTIGRVVIDGVDTTSLSSAKLADWRARTVGYVFQLYNLIPVLSAYENVEVPLLLQRMSRKVRHNAVSEALIRVGIADRSDHYPRQLSGGQEQRVAIARAIVSKPTLLVADEPTGDLDSHAAIEIMNLIAELNQELGMTILMVTHDDAIAGHAHRLVHLLDGHVIPSDKEIAGAMA; via the coding sequence ATGAGTGACGCCATGATCCAATGTGAGGCACTTGGTCGGACGTACTACCGTGGTGACGTTGAGATTACGCCATTGCAAAGTGTTGCTCTGGAAATCAATAAGGGGGAATTCGTCGCACTCATGGGACCCTCTGGTAGTGGCAAAACGACGCTGCTTAATATTATCGCGGGTATTGATCGTCCCACCATTGGCCGTGTTGTCATCGACGGTGTTGATACAACCAGTTTGTCGAGTGCGAAACTGGCTGATTGGCGAGCTCGCACAGTTGGTTATGTATTCCAGTTGTATAACTTGATTCCGGTGTTAAGTGCTTATGAGAACGTTGAGGTTCCATTACTTTTGCAACGGATGTCTCGTAAGGTGCGACATAATGCGGTTTCAGAGGCGCTGATTCGAGTTGGTATTGCTGATCGATCTGATCACTATCCAAGACAGCTCAGTGGTGGACAAGAGCAACGTGTTGCGATTGCGCGAGCTATTGTTTCAAAGCCCACACTCCTTGTGGCAGACGAACCAACTGGTGATCTGGATTCACATGCGGCGATAGAGATTATGAATTTGATTGCTGAACTTAATCAGGAACTCGGAATGACGATTCTGATGGTCACCCATGATGATGCTATTGCCGGACATGCCCATCGACTCGTTCACTTGCTCGATGGTCATGTCATTCCTAGTGATAAAGAGATTGCGGGGGCAATGGCATGA